The Oreochromis niloticus isolate F11D_XX linkage group LG2, O_niloticus_UMD_NMBU, whole genome shotgun sequence genome includes a region encoding these proteins:
- the matr3l1.1 gene encoding matrin 3-like 1.1 isoform X4, which translates to MSQNYPYRKPPSDTDLRTDPGPYRSVDYRHSSADRDFYRQPQDSFSVSSSCPSSSRGSGVLQSSQDNVLSILSSCGLEPSDLALLAELPEDVLTIESLPHILRQIKCKKGTVKPFPPRAPSPPSSSSYPPSSTHQSATSSSSSSRDWDQLHRTSVQYPLDHLPPPPPPPSEKLMDRWNNQITASSGRAELPPSSSLSSPLGYTVDFHRRQGPSDYGKTGPVPSYSPARRGDRAPSSQFSEAGPADYRSSALVTASPLPSKYQSKPQASRRDTSSMRSRQSSPSMPTRKEALDFHGKVPPTFPYSCSLCDITVLSQKVWVQHVTGRHHADGQLSLLQQFPNWDCRMQTVRRDDKSEKKDGGKGAPAASQTSQSNSKSKQKKTLEKGKVVCIKFPSQSVDETYLRKLAEPFGKIIKVIMFPSLGFVEMGSVDQAKDLVKFHSNYPPTVNGEQIEFSISNAFNFLQSSRVVSFTPAPSGEDGKSDLISIIKRFGPPLYTLFLPSMAFVEMKNAPDAQKLVDYYLTNTLRINSDLICVSFSGEYKTLMRVSKAKRYEEENESTKKSTTKRTRSSSRDRTTENKKRRSRSRDKSSKEERTRTRSRSRDKSKEKSSRDAKTRSRSQDKLDRKRKSRTRSRSRDKSTSEKRTRSKSGSREKTKSNKESKKGSQEKNHRSRSRSRDKSKEKSNRDQKMRSTSRDKSSRETKTKSTTQEKSSKERKSRSKSRSVEKSSRDKKSRSRERSSNNSSRHDGEKTAEPEKPDAASTSKEEPLEDSKPEVSNTEELEGEAALPGEESDIEGMEVIAEDGENLADDDEEALQEEEKKESPEERAPEKDEVKEVMGGEPGNKEKPASEKEIKKEEKEEVEESQETTETPLQEDSEDFPIDLENCITLDELEEDDSDDQGGESADEPKSTSKSSRVFYFGHLPPNYALFDFFQLLRNFGKVVRYYLIGNRREGFIEMSSSSAALKAVEELVSKPAIHNFPKLKARISTKYYRLDNGWVVHSDGSDDEDSQSRKREKRSKSKTSDRDETDRRSKGRKESPKKTSEKSGKKTPEKDSGSKKPPEKDSAGKKTPKKESASKKSPEKDIKNTLETKSTGKKTPEKDLPSKKSSDKDSTTKKTPAKKSTSRTTPENKSASRTTPENKSASRTTPENKSASRTTPENKSASRTTPENKSASRTTPENKSASRTTPENKSASRTTPENKSAPRTTPENKSASRTTPENKSASRETSEEEFEYKKSPKRESLDKETPEKDLKNGLEKESVGRKTLEKGSSCAEVPDSKTSEPKGAPDNNSVPQTTLKTELKEENTQQNEEPAAYNTPPEKDYIKKETPQTFKQEEQETQIDVCMEAGPNGPSKPPPEQEAKPQCGPAEGAAEPQKPTKPVGTEFVRPVVGYFCNLCQLIFAEEDEAKQQHCSSLSHYSKYQEKTGKDPWTS; encoded by the exons ATGTCTCAGAATTACCCGTACAGAAAGCCGCCGTCTGACACCGACCTCAGAACTGATCCCGGGCCTTACAGATCTGTGGACTACCGCCACTCCTCAGCGGACCGTGACTTTTACAGGCAGCCACAAGACTCCTtctctgtctcctcctcctgcccgTCCTCGTCCAGGGGCTCTGGAGTGCTGCAGTCATCGCAGGACAATGTTCTGAGCATCCTGAGCAGCTGCGGTCTGGAGCCCAGTGATCTGGCGCTGCTAGCCGAGCTGCCCGAAGACGTCCTCACTATTGAGTCTCTGCCACACATCCTCAGACAGATCAAATGCAAGAAAGGGACCGTCAAACCTTTCCCTCCCCGGGCTCCGtctcctccttcctcttcctcctacCCTCCCAGCTCCACCCATCAATCCGCCACGAGCAGCTCCTCCTCTTCCAGAGACTGGGACCAGCTCCATCGCACGTCGGTCCAGTACCCGCTGGACCacctgccaccaccaccacctcctccctcGGAGAAGCTCATGGATCGCTGGAATAATCAGATTACCGCGAGCTCTGGCCGAGCAGAGCTGCCACCATCGTCATCCTTATCGTCGCCGTTGGGGTACACGGTGGACTTCCACCGCAGGCAGGGCCCCTCTGATTATGGTAAGACTGGTCCAGTTCCTTCTTACAGCCCAGCGAGGCGAGGAGATAGAGCGCCGTCATCTCAATTCTCCGAGGCTGGACCAGCAGATTACAGGTCATCGGCGCTGGTGACGGCTTCTCCTCTTCCTAGCAAGTACCAGTCCAAACCTCAGGCGAGCCGCCGTGACACGTCCTCCATGAGGAGTAGACAGTCCTCGCCCTCGATGCCTACACGGAAAGAAGCTCTGGATTTCCACGGGAAGGTCCCGCCGACGTTCCCGTATTCGTGTTCTCTGTGTGATATCACTGTGCTGTCGCAGAAG GTTTGGGTTCAGCACGTGACCGGCAGGCACCATGCAGATGGACAGCTCAGCCTCCTGCAGCA GTTTCCTAACTGGGACTGCCGCATGCAGACGGTCCGAAG GGACGATAAATCAGAGAAGAAAGATGGAGGAAAAGGGGCTCCGGCAGCTAGTCAAA CATCGCAGTCGAATAGCAAGTCGAAGCAGAAGAAG aCTTTGGAGAAAGGGAAGGTGGTGTGCATCAAGTTTCCGTCTCAGTCTGTCGATGAGACGTACCTCAGGAAGCTCGCAGAACCGTTCGGGAAGATCATCAAGGTCATCATGTTTCCGTCTCTG GGCTTCGTGGAGATGGGCTCCGTCGATCAGGCCAAAGACTTGGTGAAGTTTCACAGCAATTATCCTCCAACTGTGAACGGAGAGCAGATCGAGTTCAGCATCTCCAACGCCTTCAACTTTCTCCAG AGCTCCAGGGTGGTGAGTTTCACACCCGCTCCATCAGGAGAAGACGGAAAATCCGACCTGATCAGTATCATCAAACGCTTCGGCCCGCCACTCTACACCCTGTTCCTGCCGTCAATG gcgTTCGTTGAGATGAAGAACGCCCCTGATGCTCAGAAGCTGGTGGATTATTATCTGACCAACACTCTGAGGATCAACAGTGACTTGATCTGTGTCTCCTTCTCTGGAGAGTACAAGACTCTCAT GCGGGTTTCAAAAGCCAAGAGGTACGAAGAAGAGAACGAAAGTACAAAGAAGAGTACCACCAAGAGGACAAGGAGCTCGAGCCGAGACAGAacgacagaaaataaaaaaagaaggtCCAGATCCAGAGACAAGTCCAGCAAAGAGGAACGGACCAGAACAAGGTCCAGGTCCAGGGACAAATCTAAAGAAAAATCCAGCAGAGATGCCAAAACTAGATCTAGGTCCCAAGACAAGTTGGATAGAAAAAGGAAGAGCAGAACCCGGTCCAGGTCCAGAGATAAGTCCACTAGTGAGAAGCGGACCAGGTCTAAGTCAGGGtccagagaaaaaacaaaatccaacaAGGAAAGCAAGAAAGGGTCTCAAGAGAAGAACCATAGAAGCAGATCCAGGTCCAGAGACAAATCGAAAGAAAAATCCAACAGAGACCAGAAGATGAGGTCCACATCCAGAGACAAGTCCAGTAGAGAGACAAAAACCAAGTCTACAACCCAAGAAAAgtcaagcaaagaaagaaaaagcagaagcaAATCCAGATCTGTGGAAAAATCCAGCAGAGATAAGAAATCCAGGTCTAGAGAGAGATCCAGCAACAACTCCTCCAGACATGACGGAGAAAAGACGGCAGAACCAGAGaaaccag ATGCAGCatcaacatccaaagaagaaccTCTCGAAGACTCCAAACCTGAAGTTTCAAACACAGAAGAATTGGAGGGGGAGGCAGC GTTGCCTGGAGAGGAGAGCGACATCGAGGGGATGGAGGTGATTGCTGAGGATGGAGAGAATCTGGCCGATGACGATGAGGAGGCTCTGcaagaggaagagaaaaaagagagtcCTGAAGAGAGAGCACCTGAAAAAG ATGAAGTAAAGGAGGTGATGGGTGGAGAGCCTGGCAATAAGGAGAAACCTGCATCGGAGAAGGAGATAAAgaaggaagagaaggaggaagtaGAGGAGTCGCAGGAAACGACAGAGACTCCTCTACAGGAGGATTCG GAGGACTTCCCTATAGACCTAGAAAACTGCATCACTCTGGATGAACTGGAAGAAGATGACTCTGACGACCAAG GTGGAGAATCAGCAGATGAACCTAAG TCAACATCGAAATCCAGCAGGGTTTTTTACTTCGGCCACCTGCCACCTAATTACGCCCTCTTTGACTTCTTCCAACTGCTGAGAAATTTTGGGAAGGTGGTGCGCTATTACCTGATTGGCAATCGACGAGAG GGTTTCATTGAGATGTCGAGTTCTTCAGCGGCCCTGAAAGCTGTTGAGGAGCTCGTCAGCAAACCAGCCATCCACAACTTCCCCAAACTCAAAGCCCGCATCTCAACCAAATACTACAGACTTGACAACGG ATGGGTTGTTCACTCGGACGGCAGTGATGACGAGGACAGTCAAAGCAGGAAGCGCGAGAAACGAAGCAAATCCAAGACTTCAGACCGGGACGAGACCGACAGGAGGTCTAAAGGGAGGAAGGAGTCCCCGAAGAAGACATCAGAGAAATCAGGCAAAAAGACTCCAGAAAAAGATTCTGGGTCGAAAAAGCCTCCAGAGAAAGACTCAGCAGGGAAAAAGACCCCCAAAAAAGAGTCCGCATCCAAAAAGTCTCCAGAAAAGGACATCAAAAACACCTTGGAAACGAAATCCACTGGGAAAAAGACTCCAGAGAAAGATTTGCCATCTAAAAAAAGTTCAGATAAGGATTCTACAACAAAAAAGACTCCAGCGAAAAAGTCCACATCCAGAACGACTCCGGAAAACAAGTCTGCATCCAGAACGACTCCGGAAAACAAGTCTGCTTCCAGAACGACTCCGGAAAACAAGTCTGCATCCAGAACGACTCCGGAAAACAAGTCTGCATCCAGAACGACTCCGGAAAACAAGTCTGCATCCAGAACGACTCCGGAAAACAAGTCTGCTTCCAGAACGACTCCGGAAAACAAGTCTGCATCCAGAACGACTCCGGAAAACAAGTCTGCACCCAGAACGACTCCGGAAAACAAGTCTGCATCCAGAACGACTCCGGAAAACAAGTCTGCATCCAGAGAAACTTCAGAAGAAGAGTTTGAGTACAAAAAGTCTCCAAAGAGGGAATCGTTGGACAAAGAGACTCCAGAAAAGGACCTTAAAAACGGCCTGGAGAAGGAATCCGTGGGCAGAAAGACTCTTGAGAAAGGGTCATCGTGTGCAGAGGTTCCAGACAGCAAGACGTCGGAACCAAAAGGAGCTCCTGACAATAATTCAGTGCCTCAGACAACTCTGAAGACAGAACTAAAGGAAGAAAATACTCAACAAAATGAGGAACCAGCAGCTTATAACACACCACCTGAAAAAGATTATATCAAAAAGGAAACACCACAGACATTCAAGCAGGAGGAGCAGGAAACACAAATAGACGTTTGTATGGAAGCAGGACCAAATGGGCCCTCAAAACCACCGCCTGAACAG GAGGCGAAGCCCCAGTGTGGACCTGCAGAGGGCGCTGCTGAACCTCAGAAACCCACCAAACCTGTTG gGACTGAGTTCGTGCGACCGGTCGTTGGTTATTTCTGTAACCTGTGTCAGCTGATCTTCGCTGAAGAGGATGAagccaaacagcagcactgcagcAGCCTGTCGCATTACAGCAAATACCag gaGAAGACTGGGAAGGATCCATGGACGAGCTGA
- the matr3l1.1 gene encoding matrin 3-like 1.1 isoform X2, which translates to MSQNYPYRKPPSDTDLRTDPGPYRSVDYRHSSADRDFYRQPQDSFSVSSSCPSSSRGSGVLQSSQDNVLSILSSCGLEPSDLALLAELPEDVLTIESLPHILRQIKCKKGTVKPFPPRAPSPPSSSSYPPSSTHQSATSSSSSSRDWDQLHRTSVQYPLDHLPPPPPPPSEKLMDRWNNQITASSGRAELPPSSSLSSPLGYTVDFHRRQGPSDYGKTGPVPSYSPARRGDRAPSSQFSEAGPADYRSSALVTASPLPSKYQSKPQASRRDTSSMRSRQSSPSMPTRKEALDFHGKVPPTFPYSCSLCDITVLSQKVWVQHVTGRHHADGQLSLLQQFPNWDCRMQTVRRDDKSEKKDGGKGAPAASQTSQSNSKSKQKKVKKTLEKGKVVCIKFPSQSVDETYLRKLAEPFGKIIKVIMFPSLGFVEMGSVDQAKDLVKFHSNYPPTVNGEQIEFSISNAFNFLQSSRVVSFTPAPSGEDGKSDLISIIKRFGPPLYTLFLPSMAFVEMKNAPDAQKLVDYYLTNTLRINSDLICVSFSGEYKTLMRVSKAKRYEEENESTKKSTTKRTRSSSRDRTTENKKRRSRSRDKSSKEERTRTRSRSRDKSKEKSSRDAKTRSRSQDKLDRKRKSRTRSRSRDKSTSEKRTRSKSGSREKTKSNKESKKGSQEKNHRSRSRSRDKSKEKSNRDQKMRSTSRDKSSRETKTKSTTQEKSSKERKSRSKSRSVEKSSRDKKSRSRERSSNNSSRHDGEKTAEPEKPDAASTSKEEPLEDSKPEVSNTEELEGEAALPGEESDIEGMEVIAEDGENLADDDEEALQEEEKKESPEERAPEKDEVKEVMGGEPGNKEKPASEKEIKKEEKEEVEESQETTETPLQEDSEDFPIDLENCITLDELEEDDSDDQGGESADEPKSTSKSSRVFYFGHLPPNYALFDFFQLLRNFGKVVRYYLIGNRREGFIEMSSSSAALKAVEELVSKPAIHNFPKLKARISTKYYRLDNGWVVHSDGSDDEDSQSRKREKRSKSKTSDRDETDRRSKGRKESPKKTSEKSGKKTPEKDSGSKKPPEKDSAGKKTPKKESASKKSPEKDIKNTLETKSTGKKTPEKDLPSKKSSDKDSTTKKTPAKKSTSRTTPENKSASRTTPENKSASRTTPENKSASRTTPENKSASRTTPENKSASRTTPENKSASRTTPENKSASRTTPENKSAPRTTPENKSASRTTPENKSASRETSEEEFEYKKSPKRESLDKETPEKDLKNGLEKESVGRKTLEKGSSCAEVPDSKTSEPKGAPDNNSVPQTTLKTELKEENTQQNEEPAAYNTPPEKDYIKKETPQTFKQEEQETQIDVCMEAGPNGPSKPPPEQEAKPQCGPAEGAAEPQKPTKPVGTEFVRPVVGYFCNLCQLIFAEEDEAKQQHCSSLSHYSKYQEKTGKDPWTS; encoded by the exons ATGTCTCAGAATTACCCGTACAGAAAGCCGCCGTCTGACACCGACCTCAGAACTGATCCCGGGCCTTACAGATCTGTGGACTACCGCCACTCCTCAGCGGACCGTGACTTTTACAGGCAGCCACAAGACTCCTtctctgtctcctcctcctgcccgTCCTCGTCCAGGGGCTCTGGAGTGCTGCAGTCATCGCAGGACAATGTTCTGAGCATCCTGAGCAGCTGCGGTCTGGAGCCCAGTGATCTGGCGCTGCTAGCCGAGCTGCCCGAAGACGTCCTCACTATTGAGTCTCTGCCACACATCCTCAGACAGATCAAATGCAAGAAAGGGACCGTCAAACCTTTCCCTCCCCGGGCTCCGtctcctccttcctcttcctcctacCCTCCCAGCTCCACCCATCAATCCGCCACGAGCAGCTCCTCCTCTTCCAGAGACTGGGACCAGCTCCATCGCACGTCGGTCCAGTACCCGCTGGACCacctgccaccaccaccacctcctccctcGGAGAAGCTCATGGATCGCTGGAATAATCAGATTACCGCGAGCTCTGGCCGAGCAGAGCTGCCACCATCGTCATCCTTATCGTCGCCGTTGGGGTACACGGTGGACTTCCACCGCAGGCAGGGCCCCTCTGATTATGGTAAGACTGGTCCAGTTCCTTCTTACAGCCCAGCGAGGCGAGGAGATAGAGCGCCGTCATCTCAATTCTCCGAGGCTGGACCAGCAGATTACAGGTCATCGGCGCTGGTGACGGCTTCTCCTCTTCCTAGCAAGTACCAGTCCAAACCTCAGGCGAGCCGCCGTGACACGTCCTCCATGAGGAGTAGACAGTCCTCGCCCTCGATGCCTACACGGAAAGAAGCTCTGGATTTCCACGGGAAGGTCCCGCCGACGTTCCCGTATTCGTGTTCTCTGTGTGATATCACTGTGCTGTCGCAGAAG GTTTGGGTTCAGCACGTGACCGGCAGGCACCATGCAGATGGACAGCTCAGCCTCCTGCAGCA GTTTCCTAACTGGGACTGCCGCATGCAGACGGTCCGAAG GGACGATAAATCAGAGAAGAAAGATGGAGGAAAAGGGGCTCCGGCAGCTAGTCAAA CATCGCAGTCGAATAGCAAGTCGAAGCAGAAGAAGGTAAAGAAG aCTTTGGAGAAAGGGAAGGTGGTGTGCATCAAGTTTCCGTCTCAGTCTGTCGATGAGACGTACCTCAGGAAGCTCGCAGAACCGTTCGGGAAGATCATCAAGGTCATCATGTTTCCGTCTCTG GGCTTCGTGGAGATGGGCTCCGTCGATCAGGCCAAAGACTTGGTGAAGTTTCACAGCAATTATCCTCCAACTGTGAACGGAGAGCAGATCGAGTTCAGCATCTCCAACGCCTTCAACTTTCTCCAG AGCTCCAGGGTGGTGAGTTTCACACCCGCTCCATCAGGAGAAGACGGAAAATCCGACCTGATCAGTATCATCAAACGCTTCGGCCCGCCACTCTACACCCTGTTCCTGCCGTCAATG gcgTTCGTTGAGATGAAGAACGCCCCTGATGCTCAGAAGCTGGTGGATTATTATCTGACCAACACTCTGAGGATCAACAGTGACTTGATCTGTGTCTCCTTCTCTGGAGAGTACAAGACTCTCAT GCGGGTTTCAAAAGCCAAGAGGTACGAAGAAGAGAACGAAAGTACAAAGAAGAGTACCACCAAGAGGACAAGGAGCTCGAGCCGAGACAGAacgacagaaaataaaaaaagaaggtCCAGATCCAGAGACAAGTCCAGCAAAGAGGAACGGACCAGAACAAGGTCCAGGTCCAGGGACAAATCTAAAGAAAAATCCAGCAGAGATGCCAAAACTAGATCTAGGTCCCAAGACAAGTTGGATAGAAAAAGGAAGAGCAGAACCCGGTCCAGGTCCAGAGATAAGTCCACTAGTGAGAAGCGGACCAGGTCTAAGTCAGGGtccagagaaaaaacaaaatccaacaAGGAAAGCAAGAAAGGGTCTCAAGAGAAGAACCATAGAAGCAGATCCAGGTCCAGAGACAAATCGAAAGAAAAATCCAACAGAGACCAGAAGATGAGGTCCACATCCAGAGACAAGTCCAGTAGAGAGACAAAAACCAAGTCTACAACCCAAGAAAAgtcaagcaaagaaagaaaaagcagaagcaAATCCAGATCTGTGGAAAAATCCAGCAGAGATAAGAAATCCAGGTCTAGAGAGAGATCCAGCAACAACTCCTCCAGACATGACGGAGAAAAGACGGCAGAACCAGAGaaaccag ATGCAGCatcaacatccaaagaagaaccTCTCGAAGACTCCAAACCTGAAGTTTCAAACACAGAAGAATTGGAGGGGGAGGCAGC GTTGCCTGGAGAGGAGAGCGACATCGAGGGGATGGAGGTGATTGCTGAGGATGGAGAGAATCTGGCCGATGACGATGAGGAGGCTCTGcaagaggaagagaaaaaagagagtcCTGAAGAGAGAGCACCTGAAAAAG ATGAAGTAAAGGAGGTGATGGGTGGAGAGCCTGGCAATAAGGAGAAACCTGCATCGGAGAAGGAGATAAAgaaggaagagaaggaggaagtaGAGGAGTCGCAGGAAACGACAGAGACTCCTCTACAGGAGGATTCG GAGGACTTCCCTATAGACCTAGAAAACTGCATCACTCTGGATGAACTGGAAGAAGATGACTCTGACGACCAAG GTGGAGAATCAGCAGATGAACCTAAG TCAACATCGAAATCCAGCAGGGTTTTTTACTTCGGCCACCTGCCACCTAATTACGCCCTCTTTGACTTCTTCCAACTGCTGAGAAATTTTGGGAAGGTGGTGCGCTATTACCTGATTGGCAATCGACGAGAG GGTTTCATTGAGATGTCGAGTTCTTCAGCGGCCCTGAAAGCTGTTGAGGAGCTCGTCAGCAAACCAGCCATCCACAACTTCCCCAAACTCAAAGCCCGCATCTCAACCAAATACTACAGACTTGACAACGG ATGGGTTGTTCACTCGGACGGCAGTGATGACGAGGACAGTCAAAGCAGGAAGCGCGAGAAACGAAGCAAATCCAAGACTTCAGACCGGGACGAGACCGACAGGAGGTCTAAAGGGAGGAAGGAGTCCCCGAAGAAGACATCAGAGAAATCAGGCAAAAAGACTCCAGAAAAAGATTCTGGGTCGAAAAAGCCTCCAGAGAAAGACTCAGCAGGGAAAAAGACCCCCAAAAAAGAGTCCGCATCCAAAAAGTCTCCAGAAAAGGACATCAAAAACACCTTGGAAACGAAATCCACTGGGAAAAAGACTCCAGAGAAAGATTTGCCATCTAAAAAAAGTTCAGATAAGGATTCTACAACAAAAAAGACTCCAGCGAAAAAGTCCACATCCAGAACGACTCCGGAAAACAAGTCTGCATCCAGAACGACTCCGGAAAACAAGTCTGCTTCCAGAACGACTCCGGAAAACAAGTCTGCATCCAGAACGACTCCGGAAAACAAGTCTGCATCCAGAACGACTCCGGAAAACAAGTCTGCATCCAGAACGACTCCGGAAAACAAGTCTGCTTCCAGAACGACTCCGGAAAACAAGTCTGCATCCAGAACGACTCCGGAAAACAAGTCTGCACCCAGAACGACTCCGGAAAACAAGTCTGCATCCAGAACGACTCCGGAAAACAAGTCTGCATCCAGAGAAACTTCAGAAGAAGAGTTTGAGTACAAAAAGTCTCCAAAGAGGGAATCGTTGGACAAAGAGACTCCAGAAAAGGACCTTAAAAACGGCCTGGAGAAGGAATCCGTGGGCAGAAAGACTCTTGAGAAAGGGTCATCGTGTGCAGAGGTTCCAGACAGCAAGACGTCGGAACCAAAAGGAGCTCCTGACAATAATTCAGTGCCTCAGACAACTCTGAAGACAGAACTAAAGGAAGAAAATACTCAACAAAATGAGGAACCAGCAGCTTATAACACACCACCTGAAAAAGATTATATCAAAAAGGAAACACCACAGACATTCAAGCAGGAGGAGCAGGAAACACAAATAGACGTTTGTATGGAAGCAGGACCAAATGGGCCCTCAAAACCACCGCCTGAACAG GAGGCGAAGCCCCAGTGTGGACCTGCAGAGGGCGCTGCTGAACCTCAGAAACCCACCAAACCTGTTG gGACTGAGTTCGTGCGACCGGTCGTTGGTTATTTCTGTAACCTGTGTCAGCTGATCTTCGCTGAAGAGGATGAagccaaacagcagcactgcagcAGCCTGTCGCATTACAGCAAATACCag gaGAAGACTGGGAAGGATCCATGGACGAGCTGA